The following proteins come from a genomic window of Candidatus Krumholzibacteriia bacterium:
- a CDS encoding chromate transporter, with amino-acid sequence MLWKLFLAFLKIGTVGFGSGPAMLVLIEKEMAARDLMTGPEFTDAVAVGMGLPGPIATKMSLYCGYTVAGVPGALVSTLAMLIPSSIAILVLAKLMDQFRGAPKLEAILRAMRPVVVAIFLFMAFGSSRGIRPGWDAILLGVVALALLLLRVDPVWVILGALVFGLLFY; translated from the coding sequence ATGCTCTGGAAGCTTTTTCTGGCCTTTCTGAAAATCGGCACCGTCGGTTTTGGTTCCGGCCCTGCCATGCTGGTGCTGATTGAGAAGGAAATGGCTGCCCGGGATCTAATGACAGGCCCCGAGTTCACCGATGCCGTGGCTGTGGGCATGGGTCTCCCGGGTCCGATCGCAACCAAGATGAGCCTCTACTGTGGCTATACCGTGGCCGGGGTTCCCGGCGCACTGGTATCGACGCTGGCCATGCTGATTCCCAGCAGTATTGCCATTCTGGTTCTGGCGAAACTCATGGACCAGTTTCGGGGCGCACCGAAACTGGAGGCGATTCTGCGTGCCATGAGGCCGGTGGTCGTGGCGATCTTTCTCTTCATGGCTTTTGGGTCCTCGCGTGGCATTCGCCCGGGCTGGGACGCGATACTTTTGGGGGTGGTGGCTCTTGCCCTTCTCCTCCTGAGAGTCGATCCTGTATGGGTCATTCTCGGCGCCCTGGTCTTTGGACTACTGTTTTACTAA